The following coding sequences lie in one Alicyclobacillus curvatus genomic window:
- a CDS encoding class I SAM-dependent methyltransferase has translation MTSENFGHGFAEMVKLDIVIAPWLAYMGDTKRVSDSQNNWMHKLANELSVIYRKVKSPWDFADVSNTFREQMYYETLLSTAAYLSNMRLGTLVITDEMILVAQTLIKEFVRQDDGSALLATYARIMFFLDGQVLRYYGQLATDAYLSGQWHRPWLERPLEDDVEFALSHGLFSQHTEQGVTFLRLTESGEQLFQQCKSELEACGYLKQREQLIRTAHFTSMADYEELVEKYTPDIHGARRKLLAWSGIESGMKVLELGCGAGALTLDDGLCELVGEKGQIVATDPSPGMLCRATSKLERRQVDNVQFLQASAERLPFGDNTFDAVTGSLFLHFTDVPKALTEIHRVLKPGGFFTTLYSLDIAREDFLVDWFQPLFQRGLVATSKTTMPVQDTVPNLAPSWFSTFECFTEEWRVDVRSVEDVVRFLVQAGTMAELNELPWQARNDLFDELLTRGHQVKDQYGVDAMFLRQPEQWFRGLVKK, from the coding sequence ATGACTAGCGAGAACTTTGGTCACGGATTTGCCGAAATGGTGAAACTCGATATCGTCATTGCCCCTTGGTTGGCATACATGGGAGATACAAAACGGGTGAGCGACAGTCAGAATAACTGGATGCATAAGCTGGCCAACGAGCTCTCCGTGATTTACAGAAAGGTGAAGTCCCCTTGGGATTTTGCTGACGTATCAAATACCTTTCGCGAGCAGATGTACTACGAGACGCTCCTATCAACCGCTGCATACCTGAGCAATATGAGACTCGGTACCTTGGTCATTACCGATGAGATGATATTGGTGGCGCAGACGCTCATCAAGGAATTTGTGAGGCAAGACGACGGATCGGCCCTGCTTGCGACGTACGCACGAATCATGTTTTTCCTCGATGGACAGGTGTTGCGTTACTACGGGCAGCTCGCGACGGACGCGTATCTCTCGGGACAGTGGCACCGCCCCTGGTTGGAGCGCCCCTTGGAAGATGACGTCGAATTCGCACTCAGCCACGGATTATTCTCTCAGCATACGGAACAGGGTGTGACATTCCTGCGCTTAACCGAATCGGGGGAACAGCTATTTCAGCAGTGCAAGTCAGAGTTGGAAGCATGCGGGTATTTGAAGCAACGGGAGCAACTGATTCGCACAGCGCATTTTACAAGCATGGCTGATTACGAGGAATTGGTGGAGAAGTACACGCCGGACATTCACGGGGCAAGGAGAAAGTTACTGGCTTGGAGTGGCATCGAATCTGGCATGAAAGTGCTTGAACTTGGATGCGGTGCCGGCGCTTTGACCTTGGACGACGGTCTATGCGAGCTTGTCGGGGAGAAGGGGCAGATTGTCGCGACCGATCCGTCGCCAGGCATGCTCTGCCGCGCCACCTCCAAGCTGGAACGGAGGCAAGTAGACAACGTGCAGTTCTTGCAGGCGAGTGCCGAACGCCTCCCCTTTGGCGACAACACCTTTGATGCAGTCACAGGCAGCCTGTTCCTGCATTTTACGGACGTCCCGAAAGCACTGACTGAAATCCATCGTGTTCTTAAACCGGGCGGATTCTTCACAACCTTGTACAGCCTCGATATTGCCAGGGAAGATTTTCTTGTCGATTGGTTTCAACCGCTGTTTCAGAGGGGACTCGTGGCGACATCGAAGACCACCATGCCTGTGCAAGACACCGTGCCAAACCTAGCGCCAAGCTGGTTCTCGACGTTTGAGTGTTTTACGGAGGAGTGGAGGGTCGATGTCAGGTCCGTGGAGGATGTGGTTCGCTTCCTCGTTCAAGCAGGAACAATGGCAGAGTTAAATGAGTTGCCGTGGCAGGCGCGCAACGACTTGTTTGATGAGCTGCTGACTCGCGGCCATCAGGTGAAGGACCAATACGGCGTCGATGCAATGTTTTTGCGTCAGCCGGAGCAGTGGTTTCGAGGCCTCGTGAAGAAGTAA
- a CDS encoding sulfatase-like hydrolase/transferase — protein MVDQERYPSVYDNDELREWRKNSLLAQAFLRTNGLSFHNHYASATACSPSRGTLFTGHYPSLHGVSQTTGVAKDAFDDNMYWLDPNTLPTMGEYFRAAGYRTFYKGKWHVSDEDILIPGTHHALPTYDVTTGAADPDKEHLYLQANRLNPYGFDGWVGPEPHGKHPRNSGASAGSGTRGRDEVYAEETIELIEWLDRAKQHAEHESDKEPWLIVTSFINPHDIVLFGAFTADNPRFHFDADGVPHIPAPPTAEEALDTKPSCQASYRSVYPQALQPILDKDFYRRVYYSLQKQADEQMMRVLEALRKSSFYEDTIVLFVSDHGELLGAHGIHQKWYTAYEEAIHVPFVIHNPRIFPHGRDAELITSHVDILPTMLGLAGIDVEEVQHQLQWRFSEVHPFVGRDLSSFVLHDKQPEAAPVYFMTDDDVTRGLHQINFRNLSYQSVTQPNHVESVIATLRMNHNGLCTNDELTINSHQVIWKYSRYYDNPQFWTHPGVKDVVTEQMASDDETGFSRCVTRVKTEPVPDEFEMYNLTDDPLEEKNLINPKYATPEINAIRDVLDGLLREQCKAKRLSPTKGLVPGMP, from the coding sequence ATGGTCGATCAAGAGCGTTACCCTTCTGTCTATGACAACGACGAGTTGCGGGAGTGGCGCAAGAACAGTCTGTTGGCACAGGCGTTCTTACGGACGAACGGTCTGAGCTTTCACAACCACTACGCTTCGGCGACTGCATGCAGTCCGAGCCGAGGTACACTGTTTACGGGGCATTACCCATCGCTGCACGGAGTCTCGCAGACGACCGGCGTGGCCAAAGATGCCTTCGATGATAACATGTACTGGCTCGACCCCAACACGCTGCCTACGATGGGAGAATACTTTCGGGCCGCGGGGTATCGTACATTTTACAAAGGCAAGTGGCACGTTTCCGACGAGGACATCCTTATCCCCGGAACACACCATGCGCTGCCGACCTACGATGTTACCACCGGGGCTGCTGACCCTGACAAGGAACACCTCTATCTTCAAGCCAACCGGCTTAATCCATACGGGTTTGATGGCTGGGTAGGGCCAGAACCACACGGCAAACATCCACGCAACTCTGGGGCGTCCGCTGGCAGCGGAACACGCGGTCGCGATGAGGTGTACGCAGAGGAGACAATCGAACTCATTGAGTGGCTCGACAGAGCCAAACAACATGCAGAACACGAATCAGATAAAGAACCTTGGCTGATTGTCACATCGTTTATTAACCCACACGATATCGTACTATTCGGTGCATTCACCGCTGACAACCCCCGCTTCCACTTTGACGCCGATGGGGTACCACACATCCCCGCGCCGCCAACCGCAGAGGAAGCCCTCGACACCAAGCCGAGTTGCCAAGCAAGCTACCGGTCCGTCTACCCGCAGGCCTTACAGCCCATTCTCGACAAAGACTTCTACCGGCGCGTTTATTATTCGCTTCAGAAGCAGGCAGACGAGCAGATGATGCGGGTCCTCGAGGCGCTTCGGAAATCTAGCTTCTATGAAGATACCATCGTTCTCTTTGTGTCCGATCACGGTGAACTCCTCGGTGCCCACGGTATACATCAAAAGTGGTACACGGCGTACGAAGAGGCTATCCACGTTCCCTTTGTCATCCACAACCCGCGTATCTTCCCGCACGGGCGCGATGCGGAACTCATCACCAGCCACGTGGACATTTTGCCGACGATGTTGGGGCTGGCAGGAATCGATGTAGAAGAAGTCCAACATCAGCTTCAATGGCGCTTCAGTGAAGTACACCCGTTTGTGGGACGGGACTTGTCGAGTTTCGTGCTCCACGACAAGCAACCGGAGGCAGCGCCCGTGTACTTCATGACGGACGACGATGTAACACGAGGTTTGCACCAGATAAACTTCAGGAATCTGTCCTACCAGTCGGTGACCCAGCCGAACCACGTGGAGAGTGTGATTGCCACGCTGCGTATGAACCATAACGGGCTGTGCACGAACGATGAGTTGACGATAAACAGCCATCAGGTCATATGGAAGTACTCACGTTACTACGATAATCCCCAGTTTTGGACGCATCCTGGCGTCAAAGACGTTGTAACAGAACAAATGGCGTCTGACGACGAGACCGGTTTCTCCCGTTGTGTGACGCGGGTGAAGACCGAGCCTGTCCCCGATGAATTTGAGATGTACAACCTGACCGACGATCCGCTCGAGGAGAAAAACCTCATCAACCCGAAGTATGCCACGCCAGAGATAAACGCCATCCGTGATGTCCTCGACGGCCTGTTACGAGAGCAATGTAAGGCGAAGCGTCTCTCACCGACGAAGGGGTTGGTGCCTGGCATGCCGTGA